In one window of Candidatus Bathyarchaeota archaeon DNA:
- a CDS encoding glycine cleavage system protein H translates to MWTMVTPEGNIRVGLSDYAQTRLKGITNIHTEPVGYEASREKPFGVVETWMFRLELYPPVSGKIIKINDALKDKPSTINEDPYGAGWIAEIKTYNLITLEEELRDLMGPHQYKTWVIKLRHFARAKPRASNQHTHVKM, encoded by the coding sequence ATGTGGACAATGGTGACACCGGAAGGAAACATACGAGTAGGTTTATCTGACTACGCCCAAACACGCCTAAAAGGAATAACTAACATACACACTGAGCCAGTCGGATACGAAGCAAGCAGAGAAAAACCCTTCGGGGTCGTTGAAACATGGATGTTTAGGCTCGAACTCTATCCCCCTGTTAGTGGCAAAATCATCAAAATCAACGATGCCCTAAAGGATAAGCCTTCTACAATCAATGAGGATCCATATGGAGCAGGATGGATAGCAGAAATCAAAACTTACAACTTAATCACATTGGAAGAAGAGTTAAGAGATTTAATGGGACCACATCAATACAAAACGTGGGTGATCAAACTACGCCACTTCGCACGCGCAAAACCAAGGGCATCAAATCAACATACACACGTAAAAATGTAG
- a CDS encoding phosphate uptake regulator PhoU has protein sequence MDARKLQKVGYSTLSVSLPSSWVKKNSLKRGDNVFLMPEKDGSLKLFPSELVKSREEVEEYICNADLCDDPKMLERVIVGSYILGREVFSIISSERMRSEHIQEIRGIMHKLIGLGIVEETPDRITLQCSVDPRKFHVDMLLRRLSIISLTIVKEAIQALVDSDESLARDAISREDEADMMHLLAMRLLISAQRRREVAEEIGLIDPLHILYFGLMLKYLELIADYAEEIARRVIELLQKYKDRLPKWVIERLSNLNDLAHDLVLKSVDAFFIGDIKIANSLLEILTFIELERDKLIREIPELPHLRSILWDINRIADNGAGIALIAINNTLEKKTKICSKRWSISSK, from the coding sequence ATGGACGCTAGAAAACTACAAAAGGTCGGCTACTCAACACTATCAGTCTCGCTACCCAGTAGCTGGGTGAAGAAAAACAGCCTAAAACGTGGAGATAACGTATTCTTAATGCCAGAAAAGGACGGCTCTCTTAAATTATTTCCAAGCGAACTTGTTAAATCAAGAGAGGAAGTCGAAGAGTACATCTGCAACGCTGATTTATGTGATGACCCAAAAATGTTGGAACGAGTAATCGTTGGCAGCTACATTCTCGGCCGCGAAGTTTTCTCAATAATATCTTCAGAAAGGATGCGATCTGAACACATTCAAGAGATCAGGGGGATAATGCACAAGCTAATCGGACTAGGAATCGTAGAAGAAACTCCAGATCGCATTACGCTTCAATGTTCTGTTGATCCAAGAAAATTCCATGTGGATATGCTGTTGCGAAGACTTTCGATAATTTCATTGACTATCGTGAAGGAAGCAATACAGGCACTTGTAGACTCTGATGAATCATTGGCAAGAGATGCCATAAGTCGAGAGGATGAAGCGGATATGATGCACTTGCTTGCGATGCGATTGTTGATTTCTGCACAAAGAAGAAGAGAAGTAGCTGAAGAAATAGGATTAATAGACCCTTTACACATCCTATACTTTGGACTGATGCTGAAATATCTTGAGTTAATCGCCGATTATGCCGAAGAAATAGCACGCAGGGTCATTGAACTACTACAAAAATACAAAGATCGATTACCCAAATGGGTGATTGAAAGACTAAGCAACTTAAATGACTTAGCCCACGATTTGGTCTTGAAATCTGTAGACGCTTTCTTTATAGGCGACATCAAGATTGCAAACAGCCTTTTAGAAATACTGACGTTTATTGAGCTTGAAAGAGACAAGTTGATTCGAGAGATTCCTGAACTGCCGCATTTGAGGTCTATACTTTGGGACATCAACAGAATAGCGGATAACGGTGCAGGCATTGCCTTAATAGCCATAAACAATACTCTCGAAAAAAAGACTAAGATATGTTCGAAACGCTGGTCAATAAGCTCCAAATAG